The Microplitis mediator isolate UGA2020A chromosome 8, iyMicMedi2.1, whole genome shotgun sequence genome has a window encoding:
- the LOC130672760 gene encoding uncharacterized protein LOC130672760 has protein sequence MEQNFVGNRSVRFIQTSYNTCYRISLMIPFIVFKAAGVAPWVFNFSLLFDEHQTVINPNIKFRMSFYGSYYNIFIGVVTLLINYYYLCVMVDDKPRNIEKITSETIKYLQCASFSSVIPILINYVFRQEAIIEFLNYMQNTKGRAMKNSIYKLRNSYFAYFIFIINLITFIALVSINIMLQRFLMLLMLGMPSIAYNWMMIQGIMTLDLLIRRIETVKVTIMKMGNIKDGDEFSKDRVSKITFGRGSVNREVNNVKRAYIEISVMCENILMFYLLPVFFTLSYMGFMGTFMVYEMRNSVLGVKRLETLEMVLYGTWLIWMGCGITLLGINLLRAKAAQVKTKHYLAMLLKFDGIEDNLDNEPTAPSQARLDQEVEANNDIVSLDDSAPQYIGKASLNRF, from the exons atggaacaaaatttCGTCGGCAATCGCAGTGTCAGATTTATTCAGACTTCTTACAACACTTGTTACCGAATTTCGTTAATGATACCATTTATTGTGTTTAAAGCAGCCGGAGTTGCACCTTGGGTGTTTAATTTTTCGCTTTTATTTGACGAACATCAAACAGTTATTAATCCAAATATCAAATTCCGCATGTCGTTTTATGGGTCGTactataatattttcattggTGTTGTTAcgttattgataaattattattatttatgtgttATGGTCGACGATAAGCCAAGAAATATCGAAAAGATAACATCCgaaactattaaatatttacaatgtGCATCATTTTCATCAGTGATACCCATCCTAATTAATTACGTTTTCCGTCAGGAAGCTATTATAGAGTTCTTGAATTACATGCAAAATACTAAGGGTAGAGCaatgaaaaattctatttaCAAGTTGAGAAATAGTTATTttgcttattttattttcataattaatttaattacgttCATCGCTTTAGTTTCAATTAATATAATGCTACAAAGATTTTTGATGTTACTAATGCTCGGCATGCCGAGTATTGCCTATAATTGGATGATGATACAGGGCATAATGAcactagatttattaataagacGTATTGAAACAGTAAAAGTAACAATTATGAAAATGGGTAACATTAAGGATGGTGATGAATTCAGCAAAGATCGTGTTTCTAAAATAACATTTGGCCGTGGATCAGTTAACCGTGAAGTTAATAATGTGAAACGAGCTTATATTGAGATATCTGTAATGTGTGAGAACATacttatgttttatttacttccTGTTTTTTTCACCCTATCTTATATGGGTTTCATGGGCACATTTATGGTATATGAAATGAGGAATTCAGTGTTGGGAGTAAAACGACTTGAGACTCTGGAAATGGTACTTTATGGAACCTGGCTAATATGGATGGGATGTGGAATTACTCTATTGGGTATTAATTTACTCAGAGCAAAAGCAgcg caAGTAAAGACGAAGCATTATCTTGCTATGCTTTTGAAATTTGATGGAATAGAAGATAATTTGGATAATGAG CCAACGGCACCTTCTCAAGCCCGGTTGGATCAAGAAGTAGAGGCCAACAATGATATTGTATCATTGGATGATTCTGCTCCGCAATAT